The following coding sequences are from one Cercospora beticola chromosome 4, complete sequence window:
- a CDS encoding uncharacterized protein (antiSMASH:Cluster_5), giving the protein MFKLPPEILHLVCQHCDTRDVRTLRQVSSEIKVIADEYMLKSLRLSFDRQEFSELAVFISNNPNAAKQISKIHFQADRLPIVSCQEEWERCRLKTICDEAILRGELQSAEHSSHDEPDSDMERTHRGFQVFEIMQRETSKYNQEEVNQAWTSFQDVMQDQQSMDRESEVYHCMADLFKNCRRLDTITLTLKDRTQSEPFRWRRQESYARGMVRPWGDDGSWSPNTRVLDQILLAAYTTGTKLRELNVMPISYQFFGQKGALIEKLCEPIKDLRKIQIQINDNFGIDREVELEDGMLRSAEARCHPFAHPRHFGSTLRPFQLPVTAAMEATRVIDALNDGRVYEFLGRAQGLEELVFHGPDTGIGFAKMDLKAIVGECPWKELSRALSTITTPKVLLTGATGYLGGTLLAHLVASEHPALKDITYTCIIRGEARIPKLKAAYGDRVKIEVVDSLDDIGRTADIASQHHIVINAAISFHVESALALIRGLSRRQEQEDNKKVLMLHTSGTSNLADRPITNPSSSPPREFDDTQDDIYTFLQKEESGIPYPQRTTELAVLDAAANHPKMVALSIMPPTIFGTGTGIFNTRSVQVPAYVNGALKHGKVVMVGTGGAQLDHVHVEDLAELYALVLVEFIEDGGEKLPRGREAIIFAENGRHSWGEAAQGIADTGFEMGVLGSREVESVTLAEGAKLFAGGLIPEGNEELI; this is encoded by the exons ATGTTCAAACTACCCCCCGAGATCCTACATCTCGTGTGTCAGCACTGCGACACGCGTGATGTTCGCACACTACGACAGGTCTCGTCAGAGATCAAAGTCATTGCGGACGAGTACATGCTGAAATCATTGCGATTGTCCTTCGACCGTCAAGAATTTTCTGAGCTTGCGGTGTTCATCAGTAACAACCCGAATGCTGCAAAGCAGATCTCGAAGATCCATTTCCAAGCCGATCGGTTACCTATCGTCTCCTGTCAAGAAGAATGGGAACGATGCAGATTGAAGACGATCTGCGATGAAGCCATCCTGCGCGGCGAACTACAGAGCGCAGAACACAGCTCTCATGACGAACCTGATAGCGACATGGAACGAACGCATCGAGGCTTCCAAGTATTCGAAATCATGCAGCGCGAAACATCGAAATATAACCAAGAAGAGGTGAATCAAGCGTGGACATCTTTCCAAGACGTGATGCAAGATCAGCAGTCCATGGATCGTGAGAGTGAAGTCTATCACTGCATGGCCGACCTCTTCAAGAACTGCCGACGTCTCGATACTATCACTCTCACCCTCAAAGATCGCACGCAGAGCGAGCCCTttcgatggcgacgacagGAATCCTATGCACGCGGAATGGTACGACCTTGGGGAGATGATGGTAGTTGGAGTCCGAACACGAGAGTCCTCGATCAGATTCTCCTCGCTGCTTACACGACTGGTACAAAATTACGAGAGCTGAACGTGATGCCGATATCCTATCAGTTTTTTGGACAAAAAGGAGCGTTGATAGAGAAGTTATGCGAGCCGATTAAGGACTTAAGGAAGATCCAGATCCAAATCAATGATAATTTTGGGATTGACCGGGAAGTAGAATTGGAAGATGGAATGCTAAGGTCTGCGGAGGCGAGGTGTCATCCATTCGCACACCCACGTCATTTTGGTTCGACGTTAAGACCTTTTCAACTTCCTGTTACGGCGGCGATGGAGGCTACGAGGGTTATTGATGCCTTGAATGATGGGAGAGTTTATGAGTTTCTTGGAAGAGCACAGGGGTTGGAGGAGTTGGTGTTTCATGGTCCGGACACGGGTATTGGATTTGCGAAGATGGATCTCAAGGCTATTGTGGGGGAATGTCCTTGGAAGGAGCTGAG TCGAGCTCTATCAACAATAACGACTCCCAAAGTTCTCCTGACAGGTGCCACAGGCTACCTAGGCGGCACCCTTCTCGCCCACCTAGTTGCCTCTGAACACCCAGCCTTGAAAGACATAACATACACCTGCATCATTCGAGGCGAGGCTCGTATTCCCAAGCTGAAGGCAGCCTACGGCGACCGTGTCAAAATCGAAGTCGTTGACAGTCTCGATGACATCGGGCGCACCGCAGACATCGCCTCGCAGCACCACATCGTCATCAATGCCGCCATTTCCTTCCACGTTGAGAGTGCCCTCGCCTTAATCCGCGGTCTCTCTCGacgacaagaacaagaagacaACAAAAAAGTTCTTATGCTCCACACCTCCGGGACCTCAAACCTCGCCGACCGCCCCATCACAAACCCAAGCTCGAGCCCACCTCGCGAATTCGACGACACCCAAGATGACATTTATACCTTCCTCCAAAAGGAAGAGTCTGGCATTCCTTACCCCCAACGAACAACTGAACTCGCCGTACTAGACGCCGCCGCAAATCATCCCAAAATGGTAGCACTCAGCATCATGCCTCCAACCATTTTCGGCACTGGTACAGGAATCTTCAATACACGAAGTGTACAGGTCCCAGCGTACGTGAATGGCGCGCTGAAACACGGCAAAGTTGTCATGGTCGGTACGGGCGGTGCGCAGCTAGATCATGTACATGTCGAAGATCTTGCGGAGTTGTATGCGCTCGTTTTGGTGGAGTTCATTGAGGACGGTGGGGAGAAATTGCCGAGGGGCAGAGAAGCGATTATTTTTGCAGAGAATGGGAGACATTCGTGGGGAGAGGCTGCGCAGGGAATTGCGGATACTGGGTTTGAGATGGGAGTGCTGGGGAGTAGAGAGGTTGAGTCTGTGACGCTGGCGGAAGGGGCAAAATTGTTTGCTGGAGGATTGATTCCCGAGGGGAATGAGGAGTTGATTTGA
- a CDS encoding uncharacterized protein (antiSMASH:Cluster_5), with translation MPSRDSSPGRKDSGSAPNSPSKTLDKVELSDLDSSPPRLPVESDLMQLARLGELRSIQKLFDSGRYSAKSTDEQGITALHWAAINGHHALCHFLIQSGADVNAKGGDAQATPVLWASKRFNLPIVSLLLASGADPLIRDDQGYNLLHSATLDGNVYQLIMLLHHPDLPVDIPDAQGHTSLMWAAYKGYPACIDVLLRFGADVHATDDMGFTALHWALVKGNYMSILKLIEYGSDRFVRSKPQEGQTEGDTPAETAAKMKSERMWHRALIECGYDESGNPLAFPIPFVNDRRLFFKRFFFLWPFVLGGLQLHMLAYMNPWVSIPGVLVVGYGLQYAVTKTLRWAPSDMNTMHKTPFLAGIFAGTLFWVGVRYITKILPNTLSTNFLLNLLFATSYGLCTYFYFMTMTADPGFIPKSASRGQTKKTIDELVEHTAFNETHFCTTCMIRKPLRSKHCRRCGRCVAREDHHCPWVDNCVAVNNHKHFILYVLFLIVGIGFLIQLTLAYLDVLPAPKDATCTFLRAELCAEFSKDPLTIITNAWGSLQLTWTFMLLFVHFYQVARNITTYESMRNTDHVNPLMTAVAAGTMNVESAQLDSSGGGPNPTGHGHKLKKKEGFLTRCGKMIGADVFIAIAFSGYKGHKNKKQKQPKRTNPFTRGILRNCQDFWMDGPVFGRKPVNKGLLNGEIVDYAIMYDVPRGGMNYRRGGYEEVATVDTEEV, from the exons ATGCCGTCGCGCGACAGTTCTCCAGGCCGCAAAGACTCGGGCAGCGCGCCCAACTCGCCGTCAAAGACGCTGGACAAAGTCGAGCTGAGCGATCTGGACTCGAGCCCGCCGCGTCTTCCCGTCGAATCGGACCTCATGCAATTGGCGCGACTGGGGGAATTACGATCGATCCAGAAGCTCTTCGACAGCGGCCGATACAGCGCCAAGTCGACCGATGAGCAGGGCATCACAGCATTACAT TGGGCTGCGATCAACGGACACCATGCGCTATGCCACTTCCTCATCCAGTCCGGCGCCGACGTCAACGCGAAGGGCGGTGATGCACAGGCGACGCCAGTACTATGGGCGAGCAAGCGATTCAACCTGCCAATCGTATCCTTACTCCTAGCCAGCGGAGCCGACCCATTAATACGAGATGATCAAGGATACAATCTGTTGCACTCTGCGACCCTCGATGGCAATGTATACCAGCTCATTATGCTGTTACATCACCCAGACCTACCTGTTGACATACCGGATGCGCAAGGCCATACCTCGTTGATGTGGGCAGCGTATAAGGGCTACCCTGCATGCATCGATGTATTGTTGCGATTTGGTGCAGATGTACATGCGACAGATGATATGGGCTTCACGGCTCTGCACTGGGCGCTGGTGAAGGGCAACTACATGAGCATTCTGAAGCTTATCGAGTACGGAAGTGATCGTTTCGTACGAAGCAAGCCTCAAGAAGGACAGACTGAAGGCGATACTCCGGCAGAAACAGCTGCCAAGATGAAGAGTGAGCGCATGTGGCATCGTGCACTCATCGAATGCGGTTACGATGAGTCTGGCAATCCTCTGGCATTTCCGATTCCATTCGTCAACGACAGAAGGTTGTTCTTCAAGCGATTCTTCTTTCTATGGCCCTTCGTGCTCGGTGGGCTGCAACTACACATGTTGGCATATATGAACCCCTGGGTATCCATCCCTGGTGTACTGGTCGTTGGCTACGGTTTGCAGTACGCAGTCACGAAAACACTACGCTGGGCCCCTTCAGACATGAACACGATGCACAAAACCCCTTTCCTCGCGGGCATCTTTGCAGGTACTCTCTTCTGGGTTGGCGTCCGCTACATCACCAAGATACTCCCCA ATACTCTCTCTACCAACTTTCTCCTCAACCTGCTTTTCGCGACAAGTTACGGCCTCTGTACATATTTCTATTTCATGACGATGACGGCAGATCCTGGATTCATCCCTAAAAGCGCGAGTCGAGGCCAGACCAAGAAAACGAttgatgagcttgttgaACATACTGCTTTCAATGAGACCCACTTTTGTACGACCTGTATGATACGAAAACCACTTCGGAGTAAGCATTGCCGGCGTTGCGGTCGGTGCGTAGCCAGAGAAGACCA CCACTGCCCCTGGGTCGATAATTGTGTGGCTGTCAACAACCACAAGCACTTCATCTTGTATGTGCTATTCTTGATCGTAGGCATCGGGTTCCTGATCCAGCTCACCCTTGCAT ATCTGGACGTATTACCTGCTCCGAAAGACGCTACTTGCACGTTCCTGAGAGCCGAGCTTTGCGCGGAATTCTCAAAAGATCCGCTTACAATAATCACGAATGCTTGGGGCTCACTTCAGCTTACCTGGACATTCATGCTTCTATTCGTGCACTTCTACCAAGTCGCACGTAACATCACTACATACGAAAGCATGCGAAATACTGATCACGTCAACCCACTAATGacggctgttgctgctggtacGATGAACGTCGAATCTGCACAGCTAGACAGTAGTGGTGGCGGTCCCAACCCAACCGGACACGGCCACAAGCTCAAGAAAAAAGAAGGCTTTCTTACGAGGTGTGGAAAGATGATAGGAGCTGATGTCTTCATTGCGATCGCCTTCTCAGGCTACAAAGGCCACAAAAACAAGAAACAGAAGCAACCGAAACGCACGAATCCGTTCACGAGAGGAATATTACGGAATTGCCAAGATTTCTGGATGGACGGGCCCGTATTTGGAAGGAAGCCCGTCAACAAAGGTCTCCTAAATGGCGAGATCGTTGACTACGCAATCATGTACGATGTACCTCGCGGCGGCATGAACTACCGACGCGGCGGCTACGAAGAAGTGGCCACTGTAGACACAGAAGAGGTATAA